The following are from one region of the Cytophagia bacterium CHB2 genome:
- a CDS encoding galactokinase — protein MSRSTVDARRKLFLELYGSDQEALQIRRYEQLLKKYEEFFGGEEAQLFSAPGRTEIGGNHTDHNHGRVLAAAVNLDAIAAAAPTNKDLVTIYSETYSPPFEVSLRDLTPQKNEERTTSALIRGIAARFQTLGYAVGGFHACLASNVMIGSGLSSSACIEVLLGTIMNVFYNKGKIPAIEVAKIGQYAENVYFKKPCGLMDQIACALGGIVAIDFEDPEKPVIEKINFDFAAQHHSLVVVNTGGSHADLTDDYAAIPAEMKSVAGKLGGKVCRDISLENVIDHCRALRTQLGDRALLRALHFLHENQRVAEQVAALNKGDFAAFLALVRASGNSSWKWLQNCASPQDPTEQSIALALALTEDFLKEENSGACRVHGGGFAGTIQVFMPETRVSDYTILMETIFGEGAVTVLRIRNRGVQHVSAEKIH, from the coding sequence ATGTCCAGGAGTACTGTTGACGCGAGGCGCAAATTATTTCTCGAGTTGTATGGCAGTGATCAGGAGGCGTTGCAAATCCGCAGGTATGAACAACTCTTAAAGAAGTATGAAGAATTTTTTGGTGGAGAAGAGGCGCAGTTATTCTCTGCGCCCGGCCGCACGGAGATTGGCGGAAATCATACCGATCACAATCACGGCCGTGTGTTGGCGGCCGCGGTGAATCTTGACGCGATTGCCGCCGCCGCGCCAACGAACAAAGATTTGGTGACGATCTACTCCGAAACGTATTCACCTCCGTTTGAAGTTTCCCTGCGCGATCTGACTCCCCAAAAGAACGAAGAGAGAACAACCTCCGCACTCATTCGCGGGATTGCCGCGCGCTTTCAAACGTTGGGATATGCCGTCGGCGGATTCCATGCCTGCCTCGCCAGTAATGTAATGATCGGCTCGGGTTTAAGCTCTTCGGCGTGCATCGAAGTGTTGCTGGGCACGATTATGAATGTTTTTTACAATAAGGGAAAAATACCTGCAATTGAAGTGGCCAAGATCGGCCAGTATGCGGAGAATGTTTATTTCAAGAAGCCTTGCGGGTTGATGGATCAAATCGCCTGTGCGTTGGGCGGGATCGTTGCAATCGACTTTGAAGATCCGGAGAAGCCGGTAATTGAAAAAATAAATTTTGATTTTGCCGCGCAGCATCACAGCTTGGTCGTGGTGAATACCGGCGGAAGCCACGCCGACTTGACCGATGATTACGCGGCCATACCGGCAGAAATGAAGTCGGTGGCCGGCAAGCTCGGAGGAAAAGTTTGTCGTGATATTTCGCTAGAAAACGTGATTGACCATTGCCGCGCGCTGCGCACGCAACTTGGAGATCGCGCCCTCTTGAGAGCGCTGCACTTTTTGCATGAAAATCAGCGCGTCGCAGAGCAAGTTGCGGCGCTGAACAAGGGCGATTTCGCAGCATTTCTTGCATTGGTGCGCGCTTCCGGCAATTCATCTTGGAAATGGCTGCAGAATTGCGCAAGCCCGCAAGACCCCACCGAGCAGAGTATCGCGTTAGCGCTTGCTTTAACGGAAGATTTTTTGAAGGAAGAAAACTCCGGCGCGTGTCGCGTACACGGCGGTGGATTCGCGGGTACCATTCAGGTATTTATGCCTGAGACACGGGTGAGTGACTACACAATACTGATGGAAACGATTTTCGGAGAGGGGGCCGTGACCGTGCTGCGCATTCGGAACCGCGGTGTACAGCATGTGAGCGCAGAGAAGATACACTGA